The genome window CACAATGTTGGCCCTGCCTTCCAGAGCCTTCCGACATAATTGCCacgttcttctcctcttccactaccctcctccctctcgtcTCACATATCACTCAtgtcttccttccatctcaCATGTCCTTTCGCATCAATCCGCCCCCCCTTATCGTCTTTCCTTCCGCCCAACCCTGATATTCCTTTTTAAGCCACCATCTTGAGCTCACAAAGGTAATGACACTGACTCACGCTTTCGGAAGCTGCTATTGCAAGGCGATGTCAGTACGAagttaataatagaaaatatccCCACTCACTCAGCTCACTCGACTCATCTcgctctcttccctctctccactATCTAACGTCCCCCTGAGCGCCTATAAAACTCTCGTATCGTATTCATCAAGGCGatatggaaagaaggagaatatcCTATAGCAATGGTTAGTGTATATCGGAAACTAAAGGTCCTTTCATCTCACAGGTTGATACCATATACGCCGAGTACCGTCAGCTAATTCGCCAAGTCTAGTATGAAAGGATGAAACGATATCCTACAGCAAAAATCGGTATATATAAGAGACGTAGGGTCCTTTCGCCTCACAGATTGATGCCGTATATGCTGAAACTCGGCAAACCCGTCAAGTCGATGCGGTTAGTCCTAGACAAACGGCCAGCATTGATCAAAATGAAGGGaccctcccacccacccGCCACACCCACCCTGTAACCCATCCGagccccctcttctctcccctatcctcctcttcttccacatcCCGACTTCACTTTCAGCTCAACAAAACCCACCCGTTCCTCACCGCCCTCTCCGTCCTCCTATTCCCCgtcttccaccacctccgctcCCTCCGCcgctccccctctctctccccatccacctcttcctcattctgACCCATTTCCACGTCACGCCTCTGTGATGGGGGCATTGCACGTAGCTTCCTGATGTGGTGGCGCTTGATCCATAGCTCCAGATGGAGCCTCACCGCAAAGGAAGCGACGCTGCAAATCATGACCACGAAGAACGCGAGGAACAGCCACCAAGCGTGGCTGGGGTCCAGCTTCTGCCAAAACGAGAGTGTAGCGTTGGCATCTAATGCCTCTGCCATAATGACTatctaaaaaagaaagacaaaaaagcTATCTAAAAGTGAGTGTGGGGGTAATGAACGAGTGGATAAAAGTGATATCGCAAAAGGTGACTTAATGCTGTGTGAAACGAGCGTTGTCAAACGAGCAACTGAATTGAAGAAGagtgagagaggaagagaaggaaagaggggggattCGACGTCTAAGAAGATGTTATGGCTGCCGTCGAGCAAGTCATTGATATTTGAGGAAGGTACGGTCTGTAAATGGAAAGCACCCTAGGATACTACCCAAGTACCTGCCAACCTAGCGGCACAGAGTCAGCAGGGAAGGCACGCAAAACCGAAGGGAAAGGTATACTAGAATACGTCACTTAATAAACTTACTGTTGTATGACTACGCTTTACTTTGCTGTGCTGTTTAGCTGTGATCAGCTATGGCGACGACCTTCCGACGTCGTAGCGTGCGCTCTTCGTGGTTTACATGTGTCTACAGCGAGTTTGAGAAATTCGACGGCGTTCTGGGCCATACATATTCTTTGCTCCAGAGGGTGAAGTACCTGCATGGCTAGCATATACACTGCAGGCTCGGTCAGGCATACCTCTGTGAGTTGTATTGGATTCACTCAAATACCTAGGAACACATAGCAGGGAGAGCAGGATGGGGAGTATAGAACCCCCAGAATTGAATACAGCAAGCACACTCCGCCGTGCAATGACTATGCACCTTGATGCTTACCTTTCCCGAGTCCCTGAACCTTGGCCGTTGATATTCCAACAGAACCTCCTCGCAGCATCCACAGGTACGGCTACAGCAACCCCCCCGATCAGCACACTTCATCCGGCCTTCAACCCATTTAAACGTCCGGCCAGCGTCGTTTCGACGTCAGCGTGGAACCATAGCATATAAGGCCCACCAACTCCTGCTATCCGAGAGCTTTTGGCTTATTGCCTCCAAGCGAGCCCGATTCTTACAAAGCTCTTCGCGCAGCTTGGCCAGATCTCGTTCGAGATTCTCTGGGAACTGGCTCGAGTAGGACGGTGGGACATCTGCTGCCTGCGTCGCTTCATGGCAAGCACTGCACATCTCCTCCTGATACTGGCACTGCTTGCACCGTCGTCGCCGGaattgctgttgctgttggtgcGCCCCCGCCATCTGTTTCTCATTCTCTAGACGACGCTGGCGCTGTAGAATGGCAAATCCCAGCGCTTCCTCATCATTGTACTCGGTTATCCATTTCTTGACTGGATCTTTTGGAGTGCCATCGCCAATTTGATCTCTAATCTCCTCAAGGCGTTTTTTGTAGTAGTATTCGCATCTGGGCTCTCCCCGAAGCCAGGACCAGAATCGCATCTTggatggtgagggtgatCAGTGATGAGTGGtgagtggtgatgaggatgatggttgtgAGAGACCAGCAGAAATAATCTGAGAACACAGCAGATATTTAAAGCTACTAcacttgatgatgatgatgtagtaATGACTGGGAATATGATGCGCACAGAGGTCATATATTAGCACATAGACTTATTTACTGACGAGTGAACAATTACAATGCGCTAATCTTTACCACCATAATATTTTGTAAGGTAACTTCTTGTATTGACATTGGCATGATTAGATAAAGTGGGTTGCGTTATTCTTGACATAGCTAATTTTATGCTTCAGCAAGTTCATTCCACGAGTGCTACAGACAGAATTAGTGATTCAAAAAAGTCTTGGAATCCTTCTTCGCTGCTGTCATCAGCCGACACCGACACTAAAATGTACCCTTTCTGGTGCTGACTGCACCCCGATCTGGGATGTTTGCTAACAATGATTGAGGACGTATGATATCATATACGCAAAGAAACGATGTTTTAGGACTTGGACAATTGGGAATTTGTTGCTATCCCATCTGATGCTACATACAGAGGCAGAACAAGAATGCAAGAGCAGAACGCAGGGGGAGAGAATGATGCTTGATGCTTCCTCAAGGGGAAGGTGTCCGTTGCATCTGGAACAATTAAAGCCTTTGCATTCGATGGgcattcttatattataggAGTGCTTGTCTCTAGGCAGGCCATCTGTACACCACTGACAATGGATGGACAACCCTGTATCCTTCCTTTATGCCCTTCAACGGTCACGTGTTTACCGAATGTTTAACGTTAGTGAAAAGGATGTCCTCCGTCTAGCTAGTCTTAAATGTCTCTGCCTTCGTTAATACTAGGTATATCTATTCTTCGCCAGAAGGAAGGAGCCAGTGCATTGAGAAGCTCGATGAAGGCTGCATTAACAGGACCTTCATCAGTTCATTTTATCTCCCACAACATATGCAGAGTTTTCCGTAGCATTAGCACCAGCTTGAGAAAAGGACCCAGTTAGTCACTGTGACTACCTGATATGTAGCATGTCCGATTGCATATCTGCCCAAGATTGTAGCAGATTTCTCGCCTGGGTGTTCAGGAAAAATCAGACGAGATGCCAAACGCGGCATTGACCACGAGATCTTGCTTCTACATTCAATCCCGACACTAGGTTGGGCCATGCGCTTAGACTTTTGCTTACAATCTTGTAGGCCATAGCCTCTGGTCCACCCGGCTTGGACATTCGATCGTGCAGGTGAAACTGTGTCATGTGCAAAATTTTGCATGCTATACCATAGAGTTCCCTTTCGTCCGATTGGGACGCATAGCTTTCCCTTTGGAGCACATAGCAGCCTGTCATATATGATCTTATTTGTTGAATTATCCGCTATCTTGTCACCCATATGGCATAGATCGAGACCATTAAAGATATGTCGAAATGTGTTTTTCCATGCCCAAACAGCAATGAATGTCACGGTTTGACCTagatgttcttctcttccctaaCGGCAAGGAGTGGATTATTATATCCGGGACTTTCTTATTTCCCTTCTTCACGATACATGACTTGTAGTCACCgaagaatatatactctCTTATCCTGCCGTGCAAAAGTTTCTTTACCCCACCCATGGCCTGTCCTATGAGCTGGGTAAACCAACCCTGTACCCCAtgctcatcaccaacaaaaAGCCTGCTCATAGGTCAGGCTATGGGAGAGTACCAACAGTGGCTCCTGGACGTTGACGACAGACGTTGTCCATTGGCATGAGATGGTGTTGTTCCACCTCTTGCATGAAGTTAGGCCACTGTTCCATTTTGGCATTGAGTAGATTTTGATAGGAAATGCAAGAAGAGTCCTCGTATCAAGCTTATTTCCGCCGGCCGGAAGGACAATCTTCTCTCTCCTATCCTACTATCCTCATTTTACGTGTCTGAAAATGCATAGCCGCTGGGAAAGGGGCATAAAATTAAGGGCCTGGCGGTGTTGTGGTATGGGCATTTTATCCCTAAGGACGTTGCAAATCGCGATCACGAAGATCACGAGGAACAGCCACAGGAAGTGGCTGGGATCTAACTTCTGCCAAAATATAAGTTTGGCGTCAATATCGATGGCTTTAGTTTTCTCTTCAAAAATGAAATCAGAAAAAGCTCTATAATAGACGAGGTGGGAGAATGAACAGGACATATCAGCGTGGATGATAAGTCGTGTTTACCAGATTGAGTGTCTTGTGGTAACTGAACCCTGACGCAATTCTCTTCTGTTCAGGTGTCCAGAGATGATATAGAATGGGATTTATAATATGTTATTATAAAGAGATATTCCACCGTTTTCCTTTGGAATGAAACCATTATCATTCATT of Aspergillus luchuensis IFO 4308 DNA, chromosome 7, nearly complete sequence contains these proteins:
- a CDS encoding uncharacterized protein (TransMembrane:1 (o22-46i)), encoding MAEALDANATLSFWQKLDPSHAWWLFLAFFVVMICSVASFAVRLHLELWIKRHHIRKLRAMPPSQRRDVEMGQNEEEVDGEREGERRRERRWWKTGNRRTERAVRNGWVLLS